A portion of the Helicobacter pylori NQ4053 genome contains these proteins:
- the hofD gene encoding outer membrane beta-barrel protein HofD: MEVKKYFLYALFFLLFSGLFLSKLQAYKFNMSIVGKVSSYTKFGFNNQRYQPSKDIYPTGSYTSLLGELNLSMGLYKGLRAEVGAMMAALPYDSTAYQGNNIPNGQPGSRTDPFGAGIFWQYIGWYAGHSGLNVQKPRLAMVHNAFLSYNYKKDKFSFGVKGGRYDAEEYDWFTSYTQGVEGFVKYKDTRFRVMYSDARASASSDWFWYFGRYYTSGKALMVADLKYEKDNLKINPYFYAIFQRMYAPGINITYDTNPNFNNKGFRFVGTFVGFFPIFATPANQNDIILFQQVPLGKSGQTYFFRTRFYYNKWQFGGSVYKNIGNANGDIGIYGDPLGYNIWTNSIYDAEINNIVGADVINGFLYVGSQYRGFSWKILGRWTDSPRADERSLALFLSYFSNKYNIRMDLKLEYYGNITKKGYCIGYCGMYVPVDPNGPGTQPLTHNVYSDRSHIMFNITYGFRIY; the protein is encoded by the coding sequence TTGGAAGTTAAGAAATATTTTCTTTACGCCCTGTTTTTTTTGCTTTTTTCTGGTCTTTTTTTATCCAAACTTCAAGCTTATAAATTCAACATGAGTATTGTTGGAAAGGTGAGTAGCTATACTAAGTTTGGCTTTAACAACCAAAGATACCAACCCTCCAAAGACATTTATCCTACAGGTAGTTACACTTCTTTACTCGGTGAATTGAATTTGAGCATGGGGTTATACAAGGGTTTGAGAGCGGAAGTGGGGGCGATGATGGCAGCGCTCCCCTATGACTCTACCGCTTATCAAGGCAACAATATCCCTAATGGCCAGCCTGGCTCTAGGACGGATCCTTTCGGTGCGGGTATCTTTTGGCAATACATTGGCTGGTATGCAGGGCATAGCGGTTTAAACGTGCAAAAACCTCGTTTGGCTATGGTGCATAACGCTTTTTTGAGCTACAACTACAAGAAAGACAAATTCAGTTTTGGCGTGAAAGGGGGGCGCTATGATGCTGAAGAGTATGACTGGTTCACTTCTTACACTCAAGGGGTTGAAGGTTTTGTCAAATACAAAGACACCAGATTCAGAGTGATGTATTCAGACGCTAGGGCTTCAGCGTCAAGCGACTGGTTTTGGTATTTTGGGCGCTACTATACAAGCGGTAAGGCTTTAATGGTGGCTGATTTAAAATACGAAAAAGACAACCTAAAAATCAACCCTTATTTTTATGCGATCTTTCAAAGAATGTATGCACCAGGCATTAATATCACTTACGACACCAACCCTAATTTTAATAATAAGGGCTTTCGTTTTGTAGGCACTTTCGTGGGGTTTTTCCCCATTTTTGCCACTCCGGCTAATCAAAATGATATTATCCTCTTCCAACAAGTGCCGTTAGGAAAGAGCGGGCAAACTTATTTTTTCCGCACCCGTTTTTACTATAATAAGTGGCAATTTGGGGGTAGTGTCTATAAAAATATCGGTAACGCTAATGGCGATATAGGTATTTATGGCGACCCTTTGGGGTATAACATTTGGACGAATAGTATTTATGACGCAGAAATTAACAATATTGTTGGCGCTGATGTTATTAATGGGTTTTTGTATGTAGGCTCGCAGTATAGGGGGTTTAGTTGGAAAATTTTAGGCCGTTGGACGGATAGCCCAAGGGCTGATGAAAGGAGTCTCGCGCTCTTTTTGAGCTATTTTTCTAATAAGTATAATATTAGAATGGATTTGAAACTAGAATATTATGGCAATATCACCAAAAAAGGCTATTGTATTGGGTATTGTGGCATGTATGTTCCAGTTGATCCTAACGGGCCTGGCACGCAACCTTTAACGCACAACGTGTATTCTGACAGGAGCCATATCATGTTTAACATTACTTATGGTTTTAGGATTTACTAG